One Synechococcus sp. JA-2-3B'a(2-13) genomic window carries:
- a CDS encoding M20 metallopeptidase family protein, with the protein MSVPALRPAVRALQPELVTWRRHIHKYPELGFQEKQTAAYISQRLESWGIPHQTGIAHTGIVATIEGEQPGPVLALRADMDALPIHEANEVEYRSAIPNVMHACGHDGHTAIAMGTAKLLQQHRQHLKGTVKVIFQPAEEGPGGAKPMLEAGVLKNPDVEAILGLHLWNNRPLGTIGVKSGPSMAFADRFQIQVIGRGGHAALPQQTVDAIVVGSHIVNALQTIVSRNVDPLQPAVVTVGRFRAGDAFNVIAPSAEIWGTVRSFHPEVADLIPKRMEEIVAGICQAYGATYEFRFERGYPAVQNDPAMAALVEQSAREVFGPEARIIPEMTMGGEDVSFFLNEVPGCYFFLGSANPERGLNYPHHHPRFDFDEAALGIGVELFLRCIENYTGQALS; encoded by the coding sequence ATGTCTGTCCCTGCGCTTCGCCCTGCTGTTCGAGCTTTACAACCCGAGTTGGTGACCTGGCGCCGCCACATCCACAAGTATCCTGAGCTGGGCTTCCAGGAGAAGCAAACCGCCGCCTACATCAGCCAGCGCCTGGAAAGCTGGGGGATCCCGCACCAGACCGGCATTGCCCACACCGGCATCGTGGCCACCATTGAGGGAGAGCAGCCGGGGCCGGTTTTGGCGCTGCGGGCCGATATGGATGCCCTGCCCATTCATGAGGCCAATGAAGTCGAGTACCGCTCCGCCATCCCCAACGTCATGCACGCCTGTGGCCACGACGGCCATACGGCCATTGCTATGGGCACCGCCAAGCTGCTGCAACAGCACCGTCAACACCTCAAGGGCACGGTCAAGGTCATTTTTCAACCTGCCGAAGAAGGCCCCGGCGGAGCCAAGCCCATGCTGGAGGCGGGGGTTCTGAAAAACCCGGATGTGGAAGCCATCCTCGGCCTACACCTGTGGAATAATCGCCCTCTGGGCACTATTGGCGTGAAAAGTGGCCCCTCGATGGCCTTTGCCGACCGCTTTCAGATTCAGGTGATCGGGCGAGGCGGACATGCTGCCCTTCCCCAACAAACAGTGGATGCCATTGTGGTGGGATCCCACATTGTCAATGCTTTGCAGACCATTGTCTCCCGCAATGTGGATCCGCTGCAGCCGGCGGTGGTGACGGTGGGCCGTTTCCGGGCCGGCGATGCCTTCAACGTTATCGCCCCAAGCGCAGAAATTTGGGGTACTGTGCGCAGTTTTCACCCTGAAGTGGCCGATTTGATCCCAAAGCGCATGGAAGAAATCGTTGCCGGCATTTGCCAAGCCTACGGAGCCACCTATGAGTTTCGATTCGAGCGGGGCTATCCGGCGGTTCAAAACGATCCTGCTATGGCAGCTCTGGTGGAACAGTCTGCCCGCGAGGTGTTTGGCCCAGAGGCGAGGATCATCCCAGAGATGACCATGGGCGGAGAGGATGTCTCGTTTTTCCTGAATGAGGTGCCTGGCTGCTACTTTTTCCTGGGATCCGCCAACCCCGAAAGGGGCCTGAACTACCCTCACCACCACCCCCGCTTCGACTTCGATGAGGCTGCCCTTGGCATTGGGGTAGAGCTGTTCCTGCGCTGCATTGAGAACTACACCGGGCAAGCCTTGAGTTAG
- a CDS encoding ATP-binding protein has product MPQKITDNGHHPEATLSPTEDSPEVIGTVKGPGETSNQYVFITSNTQAVKVGDFVYYEVQDPQSQTLQILGKISQVQLLDHIPDRIFADTEIDPSTIVALVGFTHPNPEIYAVTVEVIGYFNQKMGFINPRRAPDPGAKVFLASNRLLKSILNKRDETAIGGAHLGSLLLRDEGAVPVVLDVKEMVSTHLAILAGTGSGKSYTAGVLIEELLLPKNRAAVLIFDPHGEYHTLAEMQSHPKFFGEDGYRPKVKVLSPQEIKIRVSSLNFFDILTLLPETSDRQKSFLEKAFRRTTQFNPLRWTIQDLIDAVNEADSAEDGSQGSSAAALEWKLEQIDRSPYFDNLQHLAPKDLFEPGQVTILQMHEISQEEQQVIAAAILRQANYARINTHKGKIQPGDENYLPYPVFILLEEAHRFAPAHEPSRCKQVLRTILSEGRKFGLGVGLITQRPGKLDSDILSQCMSQFLMRIVNPADQENLRHSVEAAGRDLLQELPALSKGQVIISGVCVNTPVLCKVRQRYTQHGGETLDILGLWQRHSQEHHQRDRLAQSAPLKPRPQPQVVDGLSID; this is encoded by the coding sequence ATGCCCCAAAAAATCACCGATAATGGCCACCATCCAGAAGCCACCCTCTCTCCAACTGAGGACTCTCCAGAGGTAATTGGCACCGTCAAAGGGCCTGGAGAAACCTCCAACCAATATGTTTTCATCACTTCCAATACCCAAGCGGTAAAGGTGGGCGATTTCGTCTATTACGAAGTCCAGGATCCCCAATCGCAAACGCTGCAAATCTTGGGTAAAATTAGCCAAGTTCAGCTCCTGGATCACATCCCCGATCGCATCTTTGCCGATACCGAAATCGATCCCAGCACCATTGTGGCTCTGGTGGGCTTCACCCATCCCAATCCGGAAATCTATGCGGTTACCGTCGAGGTCATCGGCTATTTCAATCAGAAGATGGGCTTTATTAACCCCCGCCGCGCTCCGGATCCCGGTGCCAAGGTTTTTCTGGCCTCCAATCGTCTGCTGAAATCAATTTTGAACAAACGAGATGAAACAGCCATTGGGGGTGCTCACTTGGGCAGCCTGTTGTTGCGCGATGAGGGAGCAGTGCCCGTAGTACTGGACGTCAAGGAAATGGTCAGCACCCATCTGGCCATTTTGGCGGGGACAGGATCCGGCAAATCTTATACAGCAGGGGTTTTGATTGAAGAGCTGCTTTTGCCCAAAAACCGAGCTGCCGTCCTCATTTTCGATCCCCACGGGGAATACCATACGCTGGCGGAGATGCAGTCCCACCCCAAGTTTTTTGGGGAAGACGGCTACCGTCCTAAAGTCAAGGTTCTTTCACCACAGGAAATTAAGATTCGTGTATCTTCTCTTAACTTCTTTGATATTCTGACCCTGCTGCCGGAAACCAGCGATCGGCAAAAATCTTTTCTGGAAAAAGCCTTCCGCAGAACAACTCAATTTAACCCACTCCGCTGGACGATTCAGGATTTAATCGATGCCGTAAACGAGGCTGATTCCGCAGAGGATGGATCCCAAGGATCCTCAGCCGCCGCTTTGGAGTGGAAATTAGAACAGATCGACCGTTCTCCCTATTTCGACAATTTGCAACACCTAGCTCCCAAAGACTTGTTTGAGCCGGGGCAGGTAACCATCCTGCAAATGCATGAGATCAGCCAAGAAGAACAGCAGGTGATCGCTGCTGCCATCTTGCGCCAGGCCAACTATGCTCGGATCAATACCCACAAAGGCAAGATCCAGCCGGGGGACGAAAATTACTTGCCTTATCCCGTCTTTATTTTGCTGGAAGAGGCCCATCGGTTTGCCCCTGCCCACGAGCCTTCCCGTTGCAAACAGGTGCTGCGCACCATCCTCAGCGAAGGACGCAAGTTTGGACTGGGAGTAGGGCTGATCACGCAACGCCCTGGCAAGTTGGACTCGGATATTCTGTCTCAATGCATGAGCCAATTTTTGATGCGAATTGTCAACCCTGCCGATCAGGAAAATTTGCGCCACAGTGTCGAGGCTGCCGGACGGGATCTGTTACAGGAATTGCCCGCCTTGAGCAAAGGTCAGGTGATCATCTCCGGGGTGTGCGTCAATACCCCTGTACTGTGCAAAGTGCGGCAGCGCTACACGCAGCATGGCGGCGAAACGTTGGATATTCTTGGCCTCTGGCAAAGGCATTCCCAAGAGCACCACCAACGGGATCGCTTGGCTCAGTCAGCCCCTCTCAAACCGCGTCCTCAACCTCAAGTGGTGGATGGACTCAGCATTGATTAG
- a CDS encoding DNA double-strand break repair nuclease NurA, whose protein sequence is MVFRADRILAVLQQKREAFATFDQRLSERREYYKQAMESLCQWSSLEIAEKIAPFPFPGALPTAEWDRYSNWRIPFEQEWANYEESRDWAKSVIENIPTFAVDGSQIYPSKDLSIPVALVQIGWYENHHCATGLYEKDIQVDVLTPRDLGSDSSGEPKERMVNMRRFQMEIERLVEYIQKSQPGSRKLAFLDGALVATFAEVFEPESQDFYVQCLLQLLRASEQSRIPIVAYIDTTYTSDLVALLKHCFDLPEAPQLHDAQLLSPWLEWGDRTPFFICARGGSLNPQDGILNRYQEMRERVGFVYLRTSDNFPARLEIPVWVYEAGLLDWLVDLVRCEVVIGRGYPYVLETADQIAVIRNEDRNLFLRLMQDWAAREKLNLRLSRKTVSKLQRRRVR, encoded by the coding sequence ATGGTGTTTAGAGCCGACCGGATCCTGGCAGTGTTGCAGCAAAAGCGGGAGGCCTTTGCCACTTTTGATCAAAGGCTGTCGGAGCGCAGAGAATACTATAAGCAGGCCATGGAAAGCTTGTGCCAGTGGTCAAGCCTAGAGATTGCCGAAAAAATAGCTCCATTCCCTTTCCCAGGCGCTTTACCTACTGCAGAGTGGGATCGCTACTCCAATTGGAGGATCCCTTTTGAGCAGGAATGGGCCAATTACGAAGAAAGCCGCGATTGGGCGAAGTCGGTCATTGAAAATATTCCTACCTTTGCCGTAGATGGATCCCAGATTTATCCCAGCAAAGATCTGTCAATACCGGTGGCGCTGGTGCAAATTGGCTGGTATGAAAACCATCATTGTGCAACAGGCTTGTACGAAAAAGACATTCAAGTGGATGTATTGACTCCAAGGGACCTGGGATCCGACAGCAGCGGCGAACCGAAAGAGCGAATGGTTAACATGCGCCGCTTTCAAATGGAAATCGAGAGACTTGTAGAATACATTCAAAAATCTCAACCGGGATCCCGAAAATTGGCCTTTTTGGACGGGGCGCTGGTGGCTACTTTTGCCGAAGTCTTTGAGCCAGAAAGCCAAGACTTTTATGTGCAGTGTTTGCTCCAGCTTCTGCGGGCCAGCGAGCAAAGCCGGATCCCTATCGTGGCCTACATAGACACCACCTACACTTCCGATTTGGTGGCGTTGCTGAAGCATTGTTTTGACCTACCCGAAGCTCCACAGCTTCACGATGCGCAACTGCTCAGCCCCTGGTTGGAGTGGGGGGATCGCACACCTTTTTTCATCTGTGCCCGCGGCGGCAGCCTCAACCCCCAAGATGGGATCCTCAATCGCTACCAAGAAATGCGAGAGCGAGTGGGATTTGTTTACCTGCGCACCAGTGACAACTTTCCGGCTCGCCTGGAAATACCCGTTTGGGTTTATGAGGCAGGACTGTTGGACTGGTTGGTGGATCTGGTTCGCTGTGAGGTGGTGATTGGGCGAGGTTATCCTTATGTGCTGGAGACAGCCGATCAAATAGCCGTTATCCGCAATGAGGATCGCAACCTTTTCTTGCGTCTCATGCAAGATTGGGCCGCTCGCGAAAAGCTGAACCTAAGGCTATCCCGGAAAACAGTAAGTAAATTACAGCGGAGACGAGTTCGATGA
- a CDS encoding AAA family ATPase translates to MRILSLALQNFKSHEDAVFTFEPGINAICGENGAGKTSILEAIAWVLFDYCPYSQEEIIRSGANDAVVTVQFISQWDQRTYDVRRSVTQGYRLFDPQLKQRLEYERKSDVLPWLRQHLGVPAGTDLARLFATTIGVPQGTFTADFLKTGRDRKEVFDRILKVEEYQQVAKDLLAVEKYSEAQIQAINHQIELLRQQLQEWDPLQAERQKIQQELSYWQERLSQSIHTLDQVKLEIERLEKWLEQIQTLDHQIAQLEQKGSLLQVSLEQAEKLWAEARQAQAQQQQYWEGSQHFLATEARLRELEKQQQQRLEWLKQRDALLSQKQHIENQLARLQEKLSQQQRWKQELEELTPQIQAQEELERQQTYWTQQLNTLLHLHREWEQIQAEWTAHAERCQLLQSRVQEAEQAQATCRQHQLTYNRYLQLETLIAEQEALRRTRQTLLAQRETLQHQLHRLELQGSEYQQQLQIFQKMEAEKLELQPLCERQASLEQRHSQLGEKLASFQALRLELKQRETEQEQGQVQLQQLQLQLRQRQADLERVAAIPALETQQERLQTQLSRIAAARQFQQELQALFEQGSDQLAQHHHSIRQLLDELEAQRHNYPQLQSLWQRIPEVLTRSSALSQQLLQSIHQILQDLAPQTSEPQLRQQLSNIQKQLRTLQPLLGLTAQIPDLQAQIQQLLQLQAERQSRIDDLHWDLEAEPTFLRQQQEIGQALQELGDPRGQIQRLERDLSRKSRVEQEYQQIAAHVQQLQQQIQALEEQLQPLSDLDERIAALREEQGRHRNNYETFIRMQPLAQSLPRRQDELQAAQLALDQIQKAKQEKQAQIDRWEQTEGSKDDLQAQIEKAAKTLKSLGDPRSQAERLKAELKQEKQYLQMQADCLQQLQDLQAALNPIEEALCQTEHLDRELGSLQEERERYRLDHERYLQAEPIAQLLPQREQELAELNAQRQQLQTQLSQLRAARDPLAALYRPQEHEHLRSLLQATEIQKAEAQARLESLAPQLSKIEEKLRQLEQAKASLKQVEAEKTERERLHRFIKFSRETYRKAGPQVTQYYLQQINHTADHLFREILNRPNVTLTWEADYEIRVQEAGSPKRRFASLSGGEQMSAALAVRLALLKVLGQLNIAFFDEPTTNMDTQRRQRLAEAITNLRSFEQLFVISHDDTFEQMTENVIRVERHSGSKSVGRDPAYGV, encoded by the coding sequence ATGCGGATCCTCTCTCTCGCTTTACAAAACTTCAAATCTCATGAGGATGCCGTCTTCACGTTTGAGCCAGGTATTAACGCCATTTGCGGAGAAAACGGAGCGGGCAAGACCAGCATTTTGGAAGCCATTGCCTGGGTTTTGTTCGACTACTGCCCCTACAGCCAAGAAGAAATCATTCGCTCCGGGGCCAACGACGCAGTGGTGACTGTGCAATTTATCTCCCAATGGGATCAGCGCACCTACGATGTTCGCCGCAGCGTAACGCAGGGATATCGTCTCTTTGATCCCCAGCTGAAGCAGCGCCTAGAGTATGAGCGCAAGTCCGATGTGCTGCCGTGGCTGAGGCAACATTTGGGCGTACCTGCCGGTACCGACCTGGCGCGGCTCTTTGCCACAACGATTGGGGTGCCCCAAGGGACTTTCACGGCAGACTTTCTCAAAACCGGTCGAGATCGCAAAGAAGTTTTCGATCGCATCTTAAAGGTGGAAGAGTACCAGCAGGTAGCCAAAGACCTGTTGGCGGTCGAAAAATACAGCGAGGCGCAGATTCAGGCCATTAATCATCAAATTGAATTGCTCCGCCAACAGCTACAGGAGTGGGATCCGCTGCAAGCGGAGCGGCAGAAAATCCAACAAGAACTGAGTTATTGGCAAGAGCGCTTGAGTCAATCGATCCACACTCTGGATCAGGTTAAGCTTGAGATCGAGCGACTGGAGAAATGGCTTGAGCAAATCCAAACTTTAGATCACCAGATTGCCCAACTGGAGCAAAAGGGATCCCTGCTTCAGGTATCTCTTGAGCAGGCAGAAAAGTTATGGGCAGAGGCCAGGCAAGCTCAAGCGCAGCAACAGCAATACTGGGAGGGATCTCAGCATTTTTTGGCCACAGAAGCTCGCTTGCGGGAGCTGGAAAAACAGCAACAGCAACGCTTGGAGTGGCTGAAACAGCGGGATGCTTTGCTCTCGCAAAAGCAGCATATCGAAAACCAATTGGCAAGACTTCAAGAAAAGTTAAGCCAACAGCAGCGCTGGAAGCAGGAGCTAGAGGAGCTAACCCCGCAAATTCAGGCCCAAGAGGAGCTAGAGCGTCAGCAGACCTATTGGACTCAACAGCTCAACACGTTGCTACACCTGCACCGCGAATGGGAACAGATCCAGGCAGAATGGACAGCCCACGCCGAGCGCTGTCAACTGCTACAAAGCCGAGTGCAAGAAGCTGAACAGGCCCAGGCCACATGTCGGCAGCATCAATTGACCTACAACCGTTATTTGCAGTTGGAAACCCTCATTGCAGAGCAGGAAGCGCTGCGGCGAACCCGACAAACTTTACTGGCTCAACGGGAAACTTTGCAACATCAACTGCATCGATTGGAGCTGCAGGGATCCGAATATCAGCAACAACTCCAGATCTTCCAAAAAATGGAGGCGGAAAAACTTGAGCTGCAACCCCTGTGTGAACGGCAGGCCTCCCTGGAGCAGCGCCACTCCCAACTTGGCGAGAAGTTGGCTTCCTTTCAGGCTCTGCGCCTTGAACTCAAACAACGGGAAACGGAGCAGGAACAAGGCCAAGTCCAATTGCAACAACTGCAGCTCCAACTGAGACAACGGCAGGCGGATTTGGAGCGGGTAGCCGCCATTCCTGCGCTCGAAACTCAACAGGAGCGATTGCAAACTCAGCTCAGCCGCATTGCCGCAGCTCGTCAATTTCAACAGGAGCTACAAGCCCTTTTTGAGCAGGGCTCGGATCAATTGGCTCAACACCATCACAGCATCCGGCAACTTCTGGACGAATTGGAAGCGCAGCGACACAACTATCCCCAACTTCAATCTCTGTGGCAGCGGATCCCAGAGGTACTCACTCGATCTTCAGCACTCAGCCAACAGTTGCTCCAGTCCATCCATCAGATTTTGCAGGATCTGGCTCCCCAAACTTCCGAGCCCCAACTTCGTCAGCAGTTGTCCAACATCCAAAAACAACTCAGGACTTTGCAACCCTTGCTCGGCCTAACCGCACAAATACCCGATTTACAAGCCCAAATTCAGCAACTGCTGCAGTTGCAAGCCGAACGACAAAGCAGAATTGATGACCTTCACTGGGATCTTGAGGCTGAGCCCACCTTCCTTCGGCAACAACAGGAAATTGGCCAGGCGCTGCAAGAACTGGGGGATCCCAGAGGGCAAATCCAGCGCTTGGAAAGAGATCTCAGCCGCAAGTCTAGGGTTGAGCAAGAATATCAACAAATAGCGGCCCATGTTCAGCAACTCCAACAGCAGATACAAGCCCTAGAAGAGCAGCTGCAACCGCTTTCAGATCTGGATGAAAGAATTGCAGCTTTGCGGGAAGAACAAGGCCGGCACCGCAACAACTACGAGACCTTTATCCGCATGCAGCCTCTTGCCCAAAGTTTGCCCCGACGGCAAGATGAACTCCAAGCGGCCCAGTTGGCCCTAGATCAAATCCAGAAAGCCAAGCAAGAAAAACAAGCCCAGATCGACCGCTGGGAACAAACAGAGGGATCCAAAGATGACCTGCAAGCCCAAATTGAAAAAGCCGCCAAAACCTTAAAATCTCTGGGGGATCCCAGAAGTCAAGCCGAACGGCTCAAAGCAGAGCTAAAACAGGAAAAGCAGTATTTACAAATGCAGGCCGACTGCCTGCAGCAGCTTCAGGATTTACAGGCCGCACTCAACCCTATCGAGGAGGCCCTATGCCAAACGGAGCATCTGGATCGAGAGCTGGGATCCCTGCAGGAAGAACGCGAACGATACCGTTTAGATCACGAGCGCTATCTGCAGGCAGAACCCATTGCCCAATTGCTTCCCCAGCGGGAACAGGAACTGGCCGAGCTAAACGCCCAGCGGCAGCAACTGCAAACTCAGCTTTCCCAACTTCGCGCAGCACGGGATCCCTTAGCTGCTCTGTATCGACCGCAGGAGCATGAGCATCTTCGATCCCTTCTGCAGGCCACCGAAATTCAAAAAGCTGAAGCCCAAGCCCGACTGGAGAGCTTAGCTCCTCAACTGAGCAAAATTGAGGAAAAGTTGCGGCAATTGGAACAGGCCAAGGCCAGCTTAAAGCAAGTCGAGGCCGAAAAAACTGAGAGAGAACGCCTACACCGCTTTATCAAATTCAGCCGAGAGACCTACAGAAAAGCCGGCCCCCAAGTTACCCAATACTACCTGCAGCAGATTAACCATACCGCCGATCACCTCTTCCGAGAAATTCTCAACCGTCCCAACGTCACCCTGACCTGGGAAGCCGATTATGAGATCCGCGTTCAAGAAGCCGGCAGCCCTAAACGGCGGTTTGCCAGCCTTTCCGGGGGAGAGCAAATGTCGGCGGCCTTGGCAGTGCGCTTGGCTTTACTCAAGGTGTTGGGACAACTAAATATTGCCTTTTTCGATGAGCCCACCACCAATATGGATACCCAACGGCGACAGCGGCTGGCAGAGGCTATTACCAACCTGCGATCTTTTGAGCAGCTGTTTGTCATCAGCCACGACGATACCTTTGAGCAAATGACAGAAAATGTTATTCGGGTGGAAAGGCACTCCGGATCCAAGTCGGTAGGGAGGGATCCCGCCTATGGTGTTTAG
- a CDS encoding metallophosphoesterase family protein, which yields MACSTCTFLHLADVHLGYDRYDSPERSKDFFLAFRDVVRRYAIQDPVDFVLIAGDLFEHRQIQPGVLNQAQIVLRELQQAGIPVLAIEGNHDNRPYGVKTSWLRYLADHGELILLEPEAGEEGLELRPWAGGRGGYLDLPCGVRVIGSQWYGSAAPRSIEQLAAAIRRLPPGPERVVLMFHHGLEGQIARYQGALRYRDLLPLREAGVGYLALGHIHKSYSEGGWIFNPGSLEANSTAEWDFQRGAYRVRWGDGPPQAELVQDYHQRPRRRLYLEAKGRETPEQIAAAAIALAKGSRFQESEMEPMVELRLVGQVGFAKHELDSRALQCQIQQLTGALLVLFRFEANTLELGSAALSLEEEGQRLQIEEKIYRDLLSSHAHYRKRSEELARLLLDLKEKVLDGQGESEVYAHLRGAFDAPHRCREWGAED from the coding sequence ATGGCCTGCTCAACCTGCACATTTTTACACCTGGCCGATGTGCATCTGGGCTATGACCGCTACGACAGCCCGGAGCGGAGCAAGGACTTCTTTTTGGCTTTTCGGGATGTTGTCCGGCGCTATGCCATTCAGGATCCGGTGGACTTTGTGCTCATCGCCGGAGATCTGTTCGAGCATCGGCAGATTCAGCCCGGCGTTCTCAACCAAGCCCAGATCGTCTTGCGGGAGCTGCAGCAGGCCGGGATTCCGGTGTTGGCCATCGAGGGCAACCACGACAACCGTCCCTATGGCGTGAAAACCAGTTGGCTGAGGTACTTGGCCGATCACGGGGAGTTGATCCTGCTGGAGCCGGAAGCAGGGGAAGAGGGCCTGGAGTTGCGTCCCTGGGCGGGTGGGCGGGGAGGGTATCTGGATTTGCCCTGTGGGGTGCGGGTGATCGGATCCCAGTGGTACGGATCGGCAGCTCCCAGGTCGATTGAGCAGTTGGCGGCGGCCATTCGACGGTTGCCCCCCGGCCCAGAACGGGTGGTGTTGATGTTCCACCACGGTCTAGAAGGCCAAATTGCCCGTTACCAAGGCGCTTTGCGCTACCGGGATCTGTTGCCCTTGCGGGAGGCAGGAGTGGGCTACCTGGCCTTGGGACACATTCACAAAAGCTATTCCGAGGGGGGGTGGATCTTCAACCCGGGATCCCTGGAGGCCAACAGCACTGCCGAATGGGACTTCCAACGGGGGGCCTATCGCGTCCGCTGGGGAGATGGCCCACCCCAAGCGGAGTTGGTGCAGGATTACCATCAGCGGCCCCGCCGCCGGCTCTATCTGGAGGCCAAGGGCAGAGAAACCCCCGAACAGATTGCCGCAGCAGCCATTGCCTTGGCTAAGGGATCCCGTTTTCAGGAAAGTGAGATGGAGCCGATGGTGGAGTTGCGGCTGGTGGGACAGGTGGGGTTCGCCAAGCATGAGCTGGATAGCCGCGCCCTACAGTGTCAAATTCAGCAGCTTACCGGCGCCTTGCTGGTTCTGTTTCGTTTTGAGGCCAATACTTTAGAGCTCGGGTCGGCTGCCCTTTCCTTGGAAGAAGAGGGGCAGAGGCTACAAATCGAAGAGAAAATCTACAGGGATCTGCTGAGCAGCCATGCCCACTACCGCAAACGCAGTGAAGAGCTAGCGCGGCTGCTTCTGGATCTTAAAGAAAAGGTTTTGGATGGGCAAGGAGAATCTGAAGTGTATGCTCACCTAAGGGGAGCTTTTGATGCTCCGCATCGCTGTCGCGAATGGGGAGCAGAAGACTGA
- a CDS encoding bestrophin family protein gives MVLRKYLAGEGLRWFRLALQLQGSVVPAVLPRAFICGLAGVLVSILYKLGLPLALSSLVAFVPNIVLGLMLVFRTNTAYERFWEGRKAWGSVVNDVRNLARLIWVAIEEKQPGDREEKIQTLYLLPAFAMAMKQHLRQEPLLDEIQPLLSPEQLQRLQSLNHPPLQIAFWIGDYLQRQYQKGRVEVYQLTIMVERLNSMVDALGACERILMTPMPMAYALHLKQLLLLYCLSLPFQMVEGLGWMTGPIVGWLSFMLFGVEEIGIEIENPFGRDPNDLPLDNICNKMKHNIADLINST, from the coding sequence ATGGTTCTTCGCAAGTATCTTGCAGGAGAGGGGCTGCGTTGGTTTCGCCTGGCCCTGCAGTTGCAAGGATCAGTTGTGCCGGCAGTGCTGCCCCGCGCCTTTATCTGCGGCTTGGCCGGGGTGCTGGTTTCGATTCTGTATAAGCTGGGGCTGCCCCTGGCGCTGTCGTCGTTGGTGGCGTTTGTGCCCAACATCGTTTTGGGTTTGATGCTGGTGTTTCGGACAAACACCGCCTACGAACGGTTCTGGGAGGGGCGGAAAGCCTGGGGATCCGTGGTGAATGACGTGCGCAATTTGGCCCGCCTGATTTGGGTAGCCATTGAAGAAAAGCAACCCGGCGACCGGGAAGAGAAGATCCAAACTCTATATCTATTGCCCGCTTTTGCCATGGCCATGAAACAGCACTTGCGCCAGGAACCTCTGCTGGATGAGATTCAGCCCCTCCTCAGCCCGGAGCAGTTGCAACGTCTCCAAAGCCTCAACCATCCCCCTTTGCAGATTGCCTTTTGGATCGGAGATTACTTACAGCGACAATACCAAAAGGGCCGCGTTGAGGTCTACCAGCTCACGATCATGGTGGAGCGGCTCAACAGCATGGTGGATGCGCTGGGGGCTTGCGAGCGCATTCTCATGACCCCAATGCCCATGGCTTATGCCCTGCACTTGAAGCAGTTGTTATTGCTCTACTGTTTATCTTTGCCGTTTCAGATGGTGGAAGGTTTGGGTTGGATGACCGGCCCCATTGTGGGATGGCTGAGCTTTATGTTGTTTGGCGTTGAAGAGATCGGCATCGAAATTGAAAATCCCTTTGGCCGGGATCCCAATGATCTGCCCCTCGATAACATTTGCAACAAGATGAAGCACAATATTGCGGATTTGATCAATTCCACTTAG
- a CDS encoding helix-turn-helix domain-containing protein, which produces MAGVLKLDIRESAEELKSLLSKQSTPTGKERVQALYLLKIGKVKTMTGLAEILGRDISTIFRWFQRYKAKGLEGMLTVPRNQGRKPLIPKPVLEILKQELHQPGRFRTYSDIREWLRETHGVDASYKVVHETVRYRLKVRLRGSHAKRRKSGGQTPQPSPHLS; this is translated from the coding sequence ATGGCTGGAGTCCTCAAGCTCGACATTCGGGAATCGGCTGAAGAGCTCAAATCCCTACTAAGCAAGCAGTCTACACCGACCGGGAAGGAGCGGGTTCAAGCTCTCTACCTGCTCAAGATTGGGAAAGTCAAGACGATGACAGGCTTGGCTGAAATTCTGGGGCGGGACATCTCAACGATTTTTCGATGGTTTCAACGCTACAAGGCCAAGGGGCTAGAGGGCATGTTGACGGTGCCCCGCAACCAAGGGCGCAAACCCCTCATCCCCAAGCCGGTTTTGGAAATCCTCAAGCAGGAGCTGCATCAGCCTGGCCGATTCCGTACCTACAGCGACATCCGCGAATGGCTGCGGGAAACCCACGGTGTGGATGCTTCCTACAAAGTTGTGCATGAAACTGTTCGCTACCGTCTCAAGGTGCGCTTGCGGGGATCCCATGCTAAGCGGCGCAAGAGCGGGGGACAAACTCCCCAGCCATCCCCCCATCTCTCTTGA